CCCCTTTTTACCTCCCGCCCTGTTTACCGCACCTTGCTGCGGGTATGGTGTGGCGAATGGCGAAATCGCAGCTTGTGCGTGGAGTTGGGCCGTGGCATTCGACTGCCCGGCTCCAACTGGTGGTACTTGCTgggccgccatggatgggtcaaAGATTGACTGCGACCACATCATAGCAGCTTGGAttggtgcttggtttgttccgaAGCCTGAGGTTGGAACTTCCTGCCGAACGGTTGGCACCTGAGCAGTGTTGACGAAGTCTAACTGCGGTCCTTGACTCCACGGCGAAGGTCCCGAGCCTGGCTGAATTGGTGGCAACCAATTGGGCgcaccttgacttgtattccccGCCGGGTGAGCCGTTGGGGTTGTGCTTGAAATGCAGTGGGGTTGGTTAAGTTGCTGGaggaaagcttggagttgcACCTGCAGAGCCAAAGCCCCTTCCGCCACTGATTGTGGCGCTTGGCCAGGTGGTTGATGCTGCCCGGCGAAGTACACCGGCGCTTGTGCGGCTTGTGGCGGAATGGGCTGGGCCGTTACTTGCGGATGGACTTGAGGTGGGACATAGCCTGCCGAATACTGAAGGATTGAAGCCGACGCGGCCTTGGTCCGCCTTGTCGCCTCGTatgcttgttgttgttcttgcatttggcgaagcatgtcttggagccgtgtcatgttccgccgcatggcttccatgtcggcttTGGCTTGTGCTTCCGGGTCAAGGCTGATTTGGGCCTGTTCAATGGCGAGCGCAGTTGGGGCCGCTGCCGACTGCGATGGAGCGGCTTGGGGCACCACCGGTTGacttgtcgaaaggatctccgccctggtctggagtgcccttgcCGCTGCGGCCGCCTTCGCCATGTCGGTCGCTTTCGGCACTTGCACAGAGGTTGCAGGGGCCGAAGGCGGTTGTGATGGCGCTTGtgctcctccatcttcggccacgggcgccgaaggctctgctccttCCTCAGCAGCCATGTCCGGTCCAGCGTCGCTTTCCCTCCGCCTggcaaccttctccttcacgaccctcttcggtggcattcgctctcagtggtttcgctcagaggtccccacggtcggcgccagctgttgtcgaaacgacaaccgcatacgtcgaaagacgtggttactcaacagtggttggaaaaacgAAGTGTACTAAATTCTGAATTTTCACTTTCTtcatccccccattacatggccctaggggactatttatagccccattacaggttaTTACTACCAGGGTTTAGGTTGTACatgggaatttacatgattacccttacaaaagggacatttacaggggtacataatgttataggggctcatgggcccctgatgggccgtctgaCGATCACCGGCCTGATGGGCTGGAAAGGCTTCctcggccctcgcgggggcgaacttgtcaaggcgaagtcatcctccttcggcagacagtcttcgccttgcacccttcgcctgagacgcctctggcTTGGTTCCTCGGCCCTCGCGAGGGCGAACTTTGTCAAGGCGAAGTCATCCTCCTTCGGCAGACAGTCTTCGCCTTGCGTCGTTCTTGttccatagccttcgccatgggtttcggcaggtttggtTGAAGGGCCTcgtgccatccgccaacaatatatatatatatatatatatatatatatatatatatatatatacacacacacacagtagGTGATACCCCACGTTTTGCTGCAGGATTTATGTacgagtatatgttaaatattgttgaaatgataaaatttgaaatattgAGAAAATAATGTGAGGAAGATGATTTGACACATACTTATCGATCTCCATATATAATATTATAGATCATGTGTCATGTTTGCATGGGATTTAAAATAGGCTAGAATAGTAATTACTAGTAAGAGAAGATGTGATATGCTTGCATGGGATTTTAAATGAGCTAGAATAGTACTAActtcatttcaggttataagactttctatcatttttcacattcatatacatgttaatgaatctaatatgaaacggatgaagtaattGCTAgtaggtgatgatgtggcatgcttgcatattgagttttagcttctaataattgttagtgtgtactaactatatagaaagtatagatatGTAAGCACCTCCTCCATTGGATTAGcagcctgatttttttttgtttaaatccATCGTCCACTTATCCACCCGCTCTGTCTGGACATGATTGTCCTCGGTATTTATAACTTCTAGTAGGGGGAAAAAACATTACCACGTTGACACGGATTTGGATCGTCTACCTTCACAGCTTGAAGGCACGAGCGTACTGTTGTCCTGTTGCCCTCTAATCCACCATTCAAGTGATCCAACAGCTTACATTACTTAAGGAAAGACAGACGATCCAAATCCCGTAGACACGTCTGATGTCATGttgtctttgtttttttttttttcagaaatttcTGGCTTCTCTGGTGGGCATTACTTTGGCGGACCGTGGCTGGCCCATATGAAGAAGCCCAAAGAGGAGGACACTGACAgtagaggaataagttcactttaggtccctctatttgtcgcccagtctgattttcatccctgaaccgcaaaaccagatacgaCCCGTCCCCCAAATTACGAAAACCGGACAAACGAGATCCCTTAGCggttttgagggtggttttggctgacgtggcgcctacatggttattttgactcggtcttcatctgatgtggcactgacgtggcgcttacgtggcaatccgatacagaaaaataataaaacctgtgggccccacatgtcagtctcacagaaaaaaataataataatgtgggacccacgtgggccccacatgtcagtccaactcatccctcctcttcttcctcctctctctccatctcccctctcttcatctctctctcctctcctctctctccaagcgacggcggccgctcctctccctcccaccTGCGGGTCGCCGCACGCTGCTCCCTCCCGCTGGtctccgtgcgccgccgctcctctcccgcccTCCCACCGGCCGCCGACGCTCGCGCACCaccgctcctctccctccctcccgtcaGCCGGCGTGCGCTGCCTCATCTCCTGCCGGCCGCCCCGACgagctcgcctcctccctcgcgGCGACGGACAGcgcatggccggcggcgagcgacggcgcgcgAGGCGCctggggtggcggcggccataTCTCTCTTGCGCAAGCGCTCCCCTCGTCGGCCATATCACCGACACCCTCCCCTCGTCGGAGCTCTGCAAGCGCCATGGCGGCTCCGCTgcttctggtggtggtggtggtggtgaggacgAGAAGCTCCActtgctccgccgcctcctcgcgcggCCCGACATCGCCATCGACTCCACGcgcctcgcgcgccgccgcgcgcgccgtcgcccgccgccggccatgcgctgtctgtcgccgctccgcccgtcccgtggcctgccgccgccgccgctccgccgcaaGGACGAGGGAGagccgggaggaagaagaggaacagCCAAGagtggagaaggagaggggaggggagccggcgaGCTCAGCTTggggggcggcgggagcagcgTCGTCAGCGTcgctccgcccaccgcccgccgccgctccatttCGCCCCACTGCCGCTCCGCTTCCTCCCGTCGCCCACCGCCGGCCGTCGCTCCGTTCACcgctggccgccgcgccgcttcgctccgtcgccgcgccgccaatCGTCGCTccgcttcctcccgccggccgcttcGTCGCTGCTTCGCTCCGTCgccccctcggcgccgccgctcgcccttcTCTCCTGGCAGTgtagggggagagagagggggatagagaggaggctgacatgtgggaccacatggccccaccttttttaaattattttttgtgtagctgacatatgggtcccactatttttattattttttcgagataaaattgccacgtaatcgccacgtcaatgccacgtgggacgaagacctagtcaaaggagccacgtaggcgccacatagACGCCACGTCggccaaaaccgccctccatactgccgagggacTTTGTTTGCccggtttcgtaagttgggggatgggtcgtacccggttttgtggtcaaggacgaaaatcggactgaccgacaaatagagggacctaaagtgaacttattccgacaGTAGATGTAGACACACGGGCTGTGCGATCTTGTAATAGGGATAAGTTCGCTTGTCATCCCTTATCTTAACGTCGAGTTTGTGAATCAAAATACCAAAAATTTGTGTTCCCTCAATATTTCTCTAATGTGGCATCTTAGTCagtaagaaaataaaaacactaCGGGCCCACATGCAAGTGGCAACCTCCTTCAATCCCCCTCCTATTCCCATCTTTCTCCACCTCTTCCCTCTTTCCCAATCTCTCTCCAAGATCCCGACGGGGAGGGAAGGGGCGGCGACCGGTGGCCAGTGTTGATGGGGGTGGGAGCAATCCGATGAGGACCCCAACGAGGAGACCATGGCCTTCCGCATCCTTCGCAAGCTCCACTGGCGGTGCCGCGGGTTGAGGCGGTTTCACACCACTGGGGACCACCGCGCTGACCTGGCGCGGGACCTCACCCACGCGCGCTTCCGGGTTCCGGCGCTGACGCCCATCCCTACACCACCGCTGGGAGGGCTTCCTCGGCGCCCACGCCAATGGCTAGAAGCCTTTCTTCTCTACTCACTGCTCCTCTATCCTCAGCAGAGCCGTGGCCGACGCTCTCGTCGAGCTCCTTGCTTCACACCCACCTCCTCCtgtgcccacgcttccactgaGCTCCTCCACGTCGACGACCCTTTCGGCGCCTAAGGCCGAGTCAAGTGGGGAGACGGCAGCTGTGGGTGCACCGCCCCCAACATGAAGatgaggagagaagagagggaagTATAGGAGGTGGCCATTTACGTGTGGGCCCAACCTTTTTTTTACTagaatgccacgtcagcgaagtTACAGTTATAGGACCGAATTTAACCCAATTTTACAAGTCTAAAATTCGGATATTGTGGTTTAGGGGTGTGAAACAGACTTGTCGTAAAGATAAGGGACCTCCAGTGGACTTAGCCCTTGTTAAAGAGAAAGGAAAAGTTAGGCAGATGTACAGCAAGATCCAGGTTGAACCGATAAAAAGGCCCATTGTTTTCCAGGTCAAAAATATCTAACAAAACCCAGCTATTCGGTGTACTAGCTGTTCGAGGGCCGCACTGTGCAGAATAATTTTGTGTCAAAGGGGcgatttctttatttttttaataaaatatttacaaaaaataatttttcgttttgaaaatttaaaaatttgtacatgaaaatttacaaatatttttgtaaaaaaattaatgaaaatgtaaaaaaaaatccaaagggGCTAGGTGATTTGAATAATTGTGTCAAACACACATCTAAAGGCTCTCTCATCTTCACTTTTCTTCCCTTGTGAGTTCTGATTCCTGACCCCGAAATACTAGTCGTTTTTTTCTACACTTTTCATCCTGATGTGATGGCGTTAATTTCCATATACTTACTATCAATCTATCATAcatactgtattttttttaagtaaagtccatcatcggtctctaaacttgcagatcactcgtttagctCTTTCAACTTGTTCAATTGTGTcacaccggtccctaaacttgaatttgaatatcatctgggtcaaataggacggtctaaagactttatatttaaaaataattcataacttttccatgtgaactctaatgaagacaagttttatatcaaacttgtagccctcgacgcgatctacaactttgtagttgaattttttttatttgaagtcagtttttgtcccaaaatgtaattttaaaattaaaatttcaaaatctataaacatcaacaatattttgggaccctaaacagttttaattcaaaaacttttcaactacaaagttgtaggtcgcatcgagggctacaattttgatataaaatttgtcttcattagagttcacatgaaaaagttataaaatattttttatataaagtttttagaccgtcctgtttagagaccggggtgacacaactgaacaagttggaggacctaaacgagtaatctgcaagtttagggaccgggatgacacagtcgaacaagtttgaggacctgaacggtcgatttgcgagtttagggaccgggataacATAACGGTACAAGGatcggtgatggactttactttttttttttcattttaacaTGAGATGCATGTTTGTCAGATCATGTATATAGGCAGCCCGGCCCGCAGCTATGCATATAGACAAGAATGAAGCACAGATGGACTCATGCACAACGAAACGTTAGCCGACctctttttaatttgtttcCAAAGGAAGTAAGAAAAAGAGGGGACAATAGCTTATTAACAAGCATAATATAGACCATACTCACAGGAAACTGCAAAAACGTACTTATCTGCTTATGTCGTTGGCCCAGCTGGGCGGCGCCGCGGAGGTCTCATGTCTGCTCTGCAGCCgccggcgcccggcggcggcggctgaggcgaGAGAGCTCGGCGGCATGACGAGTAGTTGACCTCGGAAGCCATGGAGTGGTGGTTTTAAGGTACATGCGGCCCGTGGTGAGTGTTCCAGTTCGATCGGTTTGAAGCCTCGCACCAATCAAATGCTCCGATCTACAGTGAGTGGTGTTTGCTGCCATGTTAGGTCACCACCTGTCGATTAGTAATTCTTAAATGTGGTGCGTACAAGTCGAGATGGAGACCAAAATTATATGAAAACAACACTCGCTCTTCACTGGCCAATTGGCAGTGGTTATGTACAGACGGATAATCTGTGTATATATTACACAGaattaacaaaaataaaagttttagatcttgatgagttattcaactttgttgttgatgactttttcaattgaaatcatttagtatttgaaaatgttgtttgaagttgtcatatttttaaattcaaattcaaactgtttaaaaaaaagttatattgaaaaatgaccaaactaaaagttgtaaatattgataagttatacaactttgttgttgacattttttccatttgaaatcatttactacccgtaaaattattttgctatagtcaacttacaaatataaacatttcatatgaaaaatggaaaaatagtcatcggtgacgggctttagttaatgcccgatagagattaagtatatagcTCGTCattgatgagtcatctgtgacgggcctagttgttatctcaaacgggcctcaagttggtgtacgtcacagatgatggtcatttgtgacgggccacaacttgaggcccgtttgagatatggaatgttatctcaaacggacctaaagttgtggctcgtcacagatgaccatcatctgtgatgggccacAACttaaggcccgtttgagatatggaatgttatctcaatcgggcctaaagttgtggcccgtcactgataggtatcatccgtgacgggcttaagttttatacccatctaacatgtcgggcttaagttttatacccatctaacatgtctgtgcgtccatatctcaatcgggcacttttcggcccgattgagatgacttccttgtgacggcccgctatttctaaGCATATTAGAGCCCATCACAGATAGAAAGATCTGTACTAGTGTATTGTAATCGGACCAGTAAAAACTTGGtgagccccacctgtcagtgagatcatcatcatctctcctccacctctccttgCTGAGCTCGCCACCCTCACTCTGTATGCCAAGCTCGCCGGTGAATCTTGAGGAGAGGGAAGCGTGCATGCCCATCACCATCGCCTCTACACGACTCCAAACACCATTGCTACATCAGAGATGATGACCACGCCAGAGCGTGTTGACCAGCATCAAAGATGTGCAGTGGTGGAGGCAGTGGAATCGAGGATGAGTGGAGGCCTAGGCAACCGTTGCCATGTGGTTCCTTTGCTACTATGGTCCAAAGTACTACAAAGCTAAAAATACCCTATCAAAAGTAAAAGCATCAGTTAAAAGGGTGATTAAAATCGAAATGTCGATAATAAAAGAtgatccaaagtgaaatttaatcaaattaaaAAGGCAAGACGGGAGCCAGACTAGCAGATATtttgtttcaaattttttttataactatttcgATGACATGCCAGCAACGATACTACTACAATAcctatttttccatgcgggtgTTTGGATTATCACGTGCGGGGGTCCGGCCCGTCTGCAGTCGGTCGTCTGGGAAAATCGacattttcgcgtgcgggcagGCCGAccacacgggataatcgattatcccgtgcggtcgtaTTATaccgaccgcacgggataataaagaagggaaaaaaatcaaaatacacCCACGAACCCTAACCAAAATCCACCCACGAACCCTAATAAAAAATCaacaccgtcgtcgtcg
The Oryza sativa Japonica Group chromosome 6, ASM3414082v1 DNA segment above includes these coding regions:
- the LOC136357045 gene encoding chromatin modification-related protein eaf-1-like; the encoded protein is MPPKRVVKEKVARRRESDAGPDMAAEEGAEPSAPVAEDGGAQAPSQPPSAPATSVQVPKATDMAKAAAAARALQTRAEILSTSQPVVPQAAPSQSAAAPTALAIEQAQISLDPEAQAKADMEAMRRNMTRLQDMLRQMQEQQQAYEATRRTKAASASILQYSAGYVPPQVHPQVTAQPIPPQAAQAPVYFAGQHQPPGQAPQSVAEGALALQVQLQAFLQQLNQPHCISSTTPTAHPAGNTSQGAPNWLPPIQPGSGPSPWSQGPQLDFVNTAQVPTVRQEVPTSGFGTNQAPIQAAMMWSQSIFDPSMAAQQVPPVGAGQSNATAQLHAQAAISPFATPYPQQGAVNRAGGKKGLPLSGGIKTRPIPPQFKFPPVPRYSGETDPKEFLSIYESTIEAAHGDENTKAKPKTQQHLLGIRQRPGESIREYMRRFSQAQCQVQDITEASVINATSAGLLEGELTRKIANKEPQTLEHLLRIIDGFARGEEDSKRRQAIQAEYDKASIAAAQAQAQVQVAEPPSLSVRQSQPAIQGQPPRQGQAPMTWRKFRADRAGKAVMAVEEVQALRKEFDAQQTSNHQQPARKKVRKDLYCAFHGRSSHTTELCRNIRQRVNAQDPRPQQGATVEVPREAVQEQTPPVEQCQDAQRRIIQVITRADPPSQLSKR